The stretch of DNA TCGTCGCCGGCATCGCGCTGATCGGCCTGGCCGGCGCGCTCTACATCGGCGCGCACTACGGCGCCGGGCCGCGCGACGGGCTGATGGTCGCGCTGCACGTGCGCGGCGGCTGGTCCATCGGCACCGCGCGCACCGTGGTCGAGGCGAGCGCGCTGGTCGTCGGCATCCTGCTCGGCGGCCC from Mycobacteriales bacterium encodes:
- a CDS encoding membrane protein, whose amino-acid sequence is VAGIALIGLAGALYIGAHYGAGPRDGLMVALHVRGGWSIGTARTVVEASALVVGILLGGPVGVGTALYTVGIGPATQVSFRLLRLTPARPTTTEPV